In Dermatophilus congolensis, a genomic segment contains:
- a CDS encoding phosphopantetheine-binding protein yields MHELDLFTPQQAQSIDAILTGTGRRAVDAAAVLLLEAAQQTCAETLTAPVGAAASTGSVISRVLAFTLRTDTGVQLAAADGTPCWRVETTSSGSVRIERAPQGPTVIGLNTAVLQTTRDLARWLLETDPQRWMQQLPYPRENAWRRRLEGEAITAEHLLWQWLHLDSLPDAGVSAAAWWEHLGYSGDLGLLREIWIDWLLNTGTLILDEDRLRPGTRKGTFSQVSDPAVVSLTCSFEAHHDLITRILTGQASGLALLDIPELRPASIAATDPPLRPVWDDIAAMVQRATSQAPESTLTVADVGGSLTDNQQLREQLLQAGAHIVAVPAGRPTQENVEADIALAVQTLHRWADPAQAVQDVARSMKPAGHLLAVETTTTGPLGLLIAGLIEGGFIDAHGARRNTPAHDRHTWLKELEREGMRCMWATTGSNPTVVITALSTQQPTATKTPTPATRQASPPSTPTEIELAQIWAELLKTPPTSIEDSFFELGGDSLLATRLVSTVRHRFNITLPMRELFADPRLAGVAQRIDEHATNGLDADTTIDEGVL; encoded by the coding sequence ATGCATGAGCTCGATCTGTTCACCCCACAGCAAGCCCAGAGCATCGATGCCATCCTCACCGGCACCGGCCGACGAGCAGTCGATGCCGCCGCAGTGCTCCTGCTCGAAGCAGCACAACAAACCTGCGCAGAAACGCTCACAGCGCCAGTTGGCGCCGCCGCATCAACCGGATCGGTGATCTCTCGCGTACTGGCATTTACCCTGCGCACTGACACCGGGGTGCAGCTAGCGGCAGCCGACGGCACCCCCTGCTGGCGAGTGGAAACAACCAGTTCCGGGTCAGTGCGAATCGAACGGGCCCCCCAGGGGCCAACCGTTATCGGACTCAACACAGCGGTACTCCAAACCACCCGCGACCTAGCACGTTGGCTCCTCGAAACAGACCCCCAGCGGTGGATGCAGCAGCTGCCTTACCCGCGTGAAAATGCGTGGCGGCGCCGTCTCGAGGGCGAAGCGATCACAGCCGAACACCTGCTGTGGCAGTGGCTGCACCTTGACAGCCTTCCTGATGCCGGTGTCAGCGCAGCTGCGTGGTGGGAACACCTGGGATACAGCGGTGATCTGGGGCTTCTGCGCGAGATCTGGATTGATTGGTTGCTCAACACAGGCACCCTGATCCTTGACGAAGACCGCCTACGGCCAGGAACACGTAAAGGCACGTTTTCACAGGTCAGTGACCCCGCTGTGGTGTCACTGACCTGTTCTTTTGAGGCCCACCATGACCTCATTACGCGCATACTCACCGGGCAGGCTTCAGGCTTGGCCCTCCTTGACATCCCCGAACTACGACCCGCCAGCATCGCTGCTACAGACCCACCCCTGAGACCTGTGTGGGATGACATCGCAGCCATGGTTCAGCGCGCAACCTCCCAGGCACCGGAATCCACACTCACAGTCGCTGATGTTGGGGGATCTCTTACCGACAATCAGCAACTGCGCGAACAACTCCTACAAGCAGGAGCCCACATCGTGGCCGTACCAGCCGGGCGCCCTACCCAGGAGAACGTCGAAGCCGACATCGCTCTCGCAGTGCAGACGCTGCATCGCTGGGCAGACCCAGCCCAAGCAGTCCAGGACGTGGCACGCAGCATGAAACCCGCAGGGCACCTTCTCGCCGTGGAAACCACAACAACCGGACCTCTTGGCCTGCTCATAGCAGGCCTGATCGAGGGTGGATTCATCGATGCGCACGGCGCCCGCCGTAACACCCCCGCACATGATCGCCACACGTGGCTTAAAGAGCTGGAACGCGAAGGAATGAGGTGCATGTGGGCTACAACTGGCTCAAACCCCACCGTGGTCATCACTGCGCTATCCACCCAGCAACCCACCGCAACAAAGACCCCCACACCTGCAACGCGGCAGGCCAGCCCGCCCAGCACTCCCACAGAGATCGAACTTGCCCAGATATGGGCGGAGTTGCTGAAAACACCACCAACCAGCATCGAAGACTCCTTCTTCGAATTAGGCGGCGACAGCCTGCTAGCAACCCGTCTGGTTTCCACAGTGCGGCACCGATTCAACATCACGCTGCCTATGCGAGAGCTCTTCGCCGACCCCCGGCTAGCAGGCGTTGCCCAGCGAATCGACGAACACGCCACCAACGGACTGGATGCAGATACGACTATCGACGAGGGAGTCTTGTGA
- a CDS encoding saccharopine dehydrogenase NADP-binding domain-containing protein encodes MTRRAVGVIGASGDIGQRAVEALLRLGALTISDLTLAGRRVENIPAQLHGQATQRRALDVTDTAELARFATDHDVVLDVTGPAHQRALNSAAVISEHGTHVVAVGGPADARSVQNLHIPKKTTALFYAGAIPGASGIIPRALLQQCPTARTLEVLAGGVGAFTLAGAEDYLAGLAHGDVEPMAAWREGAVRSGAATRIEQVRLAEFTDPVSLFPYCDLEGQVVAQEHHLTEATWYSVMSGEGIAEVLQVAAGMGIGAGAQRLRDASMALAAGRRVHVMMRARTEDQQLVLRAPGEAVLAGCVAAVAVNEILAGQVGAGAAIAAHALDPQRVVAALSIADQRVTVTRSCVDFGATAEGTGVDMDEGEL; translated from the coding sequence GTGACCAGACGAGCAGTAGGAGTTATTGGAGCTTCTGGTGATATTGGCCAGCGAGCAGTTGAGGCGTTACTGCGGCTGGGAGCACTCACCATTTCAGATCTGACACTCGCAGGACGTCGAGTAGAAAACATTCCGGCCCAACTACATGGACAGGCAACGCAACGCCGAGCCCTAGATGTCACAGACACCGCCGAACTAGCGCGATTCGCCACCGACCATGACGTCGTGCTGGACGTGACCGGACCAGCTCACCAACGCGCCCTGAACAGCGCCGCCGTGATAAGCGAACACGGCACTCACGTGGTCGCTGTCGGCGGCCCAGCAGATGCCCGATCCGTGCAAAACCTGCACATCCCGAAAAAAACAACAGCGTTGTTCTACGCCGGCGCGATCCCTGGGGCCTCCGGCATTATCCCGCGGGCACTGCTGCAGCAGTGCCCCACCGCCAGGACCTTGGAGGTCTTGGCTGGCGGGGTAGGGGCCTTCACACTTGCTGGTGCTGAGGATTACCTTGCCGGGTTAGCACACGGAGATGTCGAGCCCATGGCTGCCTGGCGTGAAGGGGCAGTTCGTTCCGGGGCAGCCACTCGTATCGAACAGGTACGGCTTGCGGAGTTCACCGACCCCGTATCGCTGTTCCCATACTGCGACCTGGAGGGGCAAGTAGTTGCACAAGAACACCACCTGACAGAAGCCACCTGGTACAGCGTCATGTCCGGTGAGGGAATCGCCGAAGTGCTACAGGTCGCCGCTGGCATGGGCATTGGTGCAGGGGCGCAACGGCTACGGGACGCCAGCATGGCTTTGGCTGCGGGGCGCCGCGTGCACGTCATGATGCGTGCACGAACTGAGGATCAGCAGCTGGTGCTCCGTGCGCCAGGGGAAGCAGTGTTGGCCGGATGTGTGGCTGCGGTGGCAGTCAACGAAATCCTGGCTGGTCAGGTCGGCGCGGGTGCTGCCATAGCCGCTCACGCTCTGGACCCGCAACGCGTCGTAGCGGCGCTATCGATAGCTGATCAGCGCGTAACAGTTACCCGAAGCTGCGTGGACTTCGGGGCAACAGCAGAGGGCACCGGCGTTGATATGGATGAGGGAGAGCTGTGA
- a CDS encoding Gfo/Idh/MocA family oxidoreductase, with protein MNRQRRVVIAGSTFGAMYARAVSTMPHVDLVGILGRGSQRSTALAQQCEVPLFTSPAQIPDDVDLVCVVVRSGGVGGSGTQLATSLLERGISVLHELPVGQADARTLVRAARAGGASITIADLYRWLPAVRAFRNAAHELLAHEDALAIEASLSIQPAQTLARMLLDLGINSRPVDMTVTGSLVSGTLGSTPVTVRYATVLDDRDTDNNVRFPSMSIHTGSGTLCLRDVHGPVLWTPTLHLPEGLCSDPQMSAADTMIDSTTMALYEQPTTTGAALRDLWPVAIAQQIDQALTQATHGGMTATHAQQVLAVASLWTALSSGLAFPPSVPAVDLQARRALAERMSAAARQGSTDETEPYSLTAASERGVRL; from the coding sequence GTGAACCGACAACGACGTGTAGTGATTGCTGGCTCCACGTTTGGGGCCATGTACGCGCGCGCGGTGAGCACGATGCCGCATGTAGATCTTGTGGGCATCCTGGGGCGGGGGAGCCAGCGTTCAACGGCTCTGGCCCAGCAGTGCGAGGTGCCGCTGTTCACCTCACCAGCGCAGATACCTGACGATGTGGATTTGGTGTGTGTCGTCGTCCGTTCCGGTGGGGTCGGGGGATCAGGAACACAATTGGCGACCAGTCTGCTTGAACGTGGCATCTCAGTTTTGCATGAACTGCCTGTTGGCCAAGCCGACGCCCGCACGCTGGTTCGCGCGGCCCGTGCCGGTGGAGCGTCAATAACGATCGCTGATCTGTACCGCTGGTTGCCCGCGGTACGGGCATTCCGCAACGCCGCGCACGAACTCCTGGCCCACGAGGACGCCCTAGCCATCGAGGCGTCGCTGTCTATCCAACCTGCCCAAACTCTGGCGCGCATGCTCTTGGATTTGGGGATCAACTCCAGACCAGTCGATATGACCGTCACCGGGTCATTGGTCAGCGGCACTCTCGGATCGACACCGGTGACGGTGCGGTACGCGACAGTGCTCGATGACCGCGACACCGACAACAACGTGCGTTTCCCCTCGATGTCGATCCACACCGGCAGCGGCACCCTCTGCCTGCGAGACGTTCACGGCCCGGTCCTGTGGACCCCCACGCTGCATCTACCGGAGGGGCTGTGCAGCGACCCCCAGATGAGCGCCGCCGACACGATGATCGACTCCACAACTATGGCGCTGTACGAACAGCCAACAACAACCGGGGCAGCTCTGCGTGACCTGTGGCCGGTAGCCATCGCACAACAAATTGACCAGGCCCTGACACAGGCAACCCATGGCGGTATGACCGCTACGCACGCCCAGCAGGTACTCGCTGTTGCCTCCTTGTGGACGGCGTTGTCCAGTGGCCTAGCTTTCCCTCCTTCGGTCCCTGCGGTCGACCTTCAGGCTCGCCGCGCGCTCGCTGAGCGCATGTCTGCCGCTGCGCGCCAGGGGAGTACCGATGAAACAGAACCGTATTCGTTGACCGCAGCTTCTGAGAGGGGCGTTCGCCTGTGA
- a CDS encoding thioesterase II family protein produces MSLITALGASATNNSTTRVVLFPHAGGTPRSYRHIAAALPNMRIDAVTYPGRDHLLDRQPASSVEAIVAEVTQELSSHTDNTERLILVGHSLGAFIAYETTAALEELHRPQRVVLVASGQNPPLPRSSTATTPTPTEDEDIIADIVRQNPATAQVWADPHLREFFLPAVRADYQLLHSYVPSGRLVEQIHVVAPRDDEEIDHGLIDQWQRFSRHEVSMTEVPGGHMYLENNGDLLAEVILAASNNSTADEHTKAAHHA; encoded by the coding sequence GTGAGCCTCATCACTGCCCTGGGCGCCTCGGCAACCAACAACAGCACTACCCGAGTAGTGCTGTTTCCACACGCCGGTGGCACCCCCCGCTCTTATCGGCACATCGCCGCAGCCCTACCGAACATGCGCATAGACGCAGTGACCTACCCCGGCCGGGATCACTTGCTAGACCGCCAACCTGCTTCCAGTGTCGAAGCGATCGTTGCCGAAGTAACCCAGGAGCTCAGTAGCCACACCGATAACACCGAGCGGCTCATTCTGGTTGGGCACTCCCTGGGCGCATTCATCGCTTACGAAACCACCGCAGCACTGGAAGAACTACACCGACCGCAACGAGTCGTTTTGGTTGCCTCCGGTCAAAACCCGCCGCTGCCACGCAGCAGCACCGCCACTACACCCACCCCAACGGAAGACGAAGACATCATCGCCGACATCGTCAGACAGAACCCCGCAACAGCTCAGGTGTGGGCCGACCCGCATCTTCGCGAGTTCTTCCTACCTGCCGTGCGCGCCGACTATCAGCTGTTGCACAGCTACGTCCCCTCTGGACGTCTCGTCGAGCAAATCCACGTGGTCGCCCCCCGCGACGACGAAGAAATCGACCATGGGCTCATCGACCAGTGGCAGCGATTCTCACGCCATGAGGTGTCCATGACTGAAGTTCCCGGCGGACACATGTACCTGGAGAACAATGGTGACCTCTTAGCCGAGGTGATCCTGGCGGCCAGCAACAACAGCACCGCTGACGAACACACGAAGGCGGCCCACCATGCATGA